A genomic segment from Bosea sp. OAE506 encodes:
- a CDS encoding BMP family ABC transporter substrate-binding protein, with protein MQLKSLALALAGVALSAVVAMAQAPIKPAIVYDKGGKFDKSFNEGVFAGAEKFKTETGVELRDFEPTNDAQIEQALRRFARDGHSPIIAVGFSQATALQKVAAEFPALKFTIIDMVVDLPNVQSVVFKEHEGSYLVGLLAGMASKSNKVGFVGGMDIPLIRKFACGYVQGVKAAKKDAEIFQNMTGSTPAAWNDPVKGGELAKSQIDRGADVIYHAAGGTGIGVLRAAADAGKLGIGVDSNQNALQPGKVLTSMLKRVDVAAYASFKAARDGSWKPGISVLGLKEDGVGWALDDANKALITPEMKAAADKARADIISGAVKVHDYMSDSKCAV; from the coding sequence ATGCAGCTCAAATCGCTCGCGCTGGCGCTGGCCGGCGTCGCCCTTTCGGCCGTCGTCGCGATGGCGCAGGCACCGATCAAGCCCGCAATCGTCTATGACAAGGGCGGCAAGTTCGACAAATCCTTCAACGAGGGCGTCTTCGCCGGCGCCGAGAAGTTCAAGACCGAGACCGGGGTCGAGTTGCGCGACTTCGAGCCGACCAACGACGCGCAGATCGAGCAGGCGCTGCGCCGCTTCGCCCGCGACGGCCATTCGCCGATCATCGCGGTCGGCTTCTCGCAGGCGACCGCGCTGCAGAAGGTCGCGGCCGAGTTCCCGGCGCTGAAATTCACCATCATCGACATGGTCGTCGACCTGCCCAACGTGCAGTCGGTCGTCTTCAAGGAGCATGAGGGCTCCTATCTCGTCGGGCTGCTCGCCGGGATGGCCTCGAAGTCCAACAAGGTCGGCTTCGTCGGCGGCATGGACATCCCGCTGATCCGGAAATTCGCCTGCGGCTATGTCCAGGGCGTCAAGGCGGCCAAGAAGGACGCCGAGATCTTCCAGAACATGACGGGATCGACGCCCGCCGCCTGGAACGACCCGGTCAAGGGCGGCGAGCTCGCCAAGTCGCAGATCGACCGTGGCGCCGACGTGATCTACCACGCCGCCGGCGGGACCGGGATCGGCGTGCTGCGCGCCGCGGCCGACGCCGGCAAGCTCGGCATCGGCGTCGATTCCAACCAGAACGCCCTGCAGCCCGGCAAGGTGCTGACCTCGATGCTCAAGCGCGTCGACGTCGCCGCCTATGCCTCCTTCAAGGCGGCCCGCGACGGCAGCTGGAAGCCGGGCATCTCGGTGCTCGGCCTGAAGGAGGATGGCGTCGGCTGGGCGCTGGACGACGCCAACAAGGCGCTGATCACGCCGGAGATGAAGGCCGCCGCCGACAAGGCGCGCGCCGACATCATCAGCGGCGCCGTGAAGGTCCACGACTACATGTCGGATTCGAAGTGCGCGGTGTGA